The window tCACTCAATTATTTACCATTTGATACtatcataaatctgaaataattcaGAGATGAAATATTCTGTTTTAAATTACACTTATTAAAAAGATTGCATCCATTTCGGATTGCTTGAGGAATGATACGGGGTTTTCTCCTCCAAGGAATTTTTGGGAACGATCAATTTCGTCTTCAAAATTGTTTTCCTTTTCACAAACAAGGAACTCTACGATCGATTGattgattaatttattttggaatttcaataatatttagaCAAGAATGATTTGACATCCATGTAATGAATGAATTCGCAAAAAATGATAGTTTttcatagaataataataaaagttttgCATAAGAAGTCTTCTGATTGTTTTGACTGTCACATTAacatttagaaaaattattagTCAATAGCAATACGTAccttttttccagaaaaaaaattagaaaaaatatgtaTTAGGTTTCCAGggtacataataataattttgggaCCTAtcgaaaatttgatatttgtgatgtaaatattgtaaaaaatattttgttgattgtaGCATTAAAgtgttttatttcgaaaaggACTTTGAAGGCAATATTTCAAGAGGTATATATTCAGATGAATATTTTGTGCGTCATTTACCAATTCCCGATCATTTTTTTGACATGGAAACATGACATATTATACtaggtggtccaacgaaaacttaacacctcgaatTTCtgactttgaaatgaaaatgtagaAAATCGCTTGGATCCGTCAATTTCATATTCGAGGGGGAACAATTTTTCCACTTTTTTCAACCACGTGACGGAGGTGAGCACAaacccttgattttgaatagggaagaggggtgttgcgataactaattttgaagaatgTATTGAGCACTATCTGACTCTAATATTTGGCTTCATGTGAAGAGCGGAATCAGAAATCGACAAGTTCGAGCAATTTTCCATGTTTCATTTCAAAGCCGGAAAATCGAAGTCTTAAGTTTTTATTGGACCACCTATGTAGTATGTGATCAATATTGAAAGCAGCTGGAATTTCATCTGAggttaaatgaaattttttttgatcatCTCATGCAAGGGATCTGTGTTAATTATCTTTTTCTTGAAAGGTTCAgtttaaaatatttctcatttttatgaagTATTTCGAGTTCACAGAGGATACAGTATTCTACAAAAGTTATAGTGACCAGTTTCTAATTCGCAGAATCTTCATTAGCTCTCAACGAACGTTTTGACAACGTTGTTGTTATCTTCAGGAACTAAAAGttggaattcttttttttttcttcaacatcCTACgaattgtagaaaaaaaaagtaaatttatcataaaatatctCAATTCTAATTGACATCAATTCATGAAGTTCATATTGGTTTTTTTCtcgatcaatatatcctcacaTTTCATGATGTAATCTTTTAATTCACAAAGTCtcagaaagaatgaatttaATAGCCTTAAATATAGTTCAACGTGTCGATTATGAAGATATGCGCAGCTTCCAATCTGAATCAATGAGGAAGTCAGTGGGGTGTGAGGATTTAAAATCTGTAATTATCGTGAAAATGAAAGTGTACTCATATAATTCGGAAGTGCTATATATAAAACGTGCATGATTTTTTTCCACCATTTTGTGGGTTTTCTTCTGCGTGTGAACATGCTCCTGAAAACGGTAAGTACATTTTATTTGGGATTGACCCCCCTCTTATGGGTTTGATAGTGGTATTGATGACCTATCGAAATTTTGTGATCAGAAtttgtggaaattttttttcgaatattttgtcCTTACTGTTAATGCACagatatttcatatatttttttgaatttatgaattagatctttattattaataatttcatccattttttcatcatttttttttcattcttttttttttaaatattgaatttaaatttatttacatCTTGTTGGTGAATTAATGATCTAAATTTTCATCATCACATCTACTTACTTTCCTTAAAGAAGTTGAAATGTTTCTTTCGATTTATTTCTGTCAGATATCAATTCGTTTCTTCcttttcaaattcattttacATGCCCCTAGCTGAAGACAATACTATTATgtgtttttcaaataattttcaagaactcaaatatGTTGAAGTTGTAATTGAGTCATAAAAATTTGCAGCAAGATATAGTAATTATTACTGTACAAACATGAGTCCAGcattaaaaaacaattaaaataaatagAAGGTCGAAAAATATCTTGATGGTCTAGTTTTCTATATCAAGGCATCGAAGAACTACACTTCAAGctgaatattttaagaaatattggaaataatgtgtttttttttattttagataCTTCTCCTTTGCCTTTTTGGCTACTACAACTGTGCTCCATCCAAAGAGCAGGACATGGAACCTGCCTCAACTAATGTAAAGGAAATAACGGTTTCAATTGAGCACAATTCAGATGACAGCAACCCAAAATCTACTGATGATTCCAAGAAGAACCCTCTCTCCAAAAGAACAAGGGCCAATCTTCTTTTAAACTCTAAAGTAGTTTATCCACCAGGTGCCAAGAGTGCTTCTGCGTTCAATCAAGGAATACTCAAGTTTCAGCAACTGTTGGAACTTCCACTGAACGAAACCAATAGCGatctgatggaaataacaaataacaaGTTCGAAGAAGCATTCAACAAAAGCTCAGATATGGAGTCGGAAATCAAAAATTCTACTATTACTGATGAAATGGAGACGAAGAAGACCTCGAATTGTGGCAACTCTACAATACATAAAGAAGACGGAGATTCATCACTCAAGATTTTGAAGAATAAGTTCATTGAAGATTTTGGAACTACtggcgaaaatattttagacataATAAGCAAGAATGGAGAAAACCAAAGTGACAGTAAGGTGAATAGCACCGAAAAAACCAGTGGAAAAACATCAAACAAAACAGCAGATGTTGAATTCATTGAACCAGTGACTTTGAAACCCAGCAACGTATCTGTAAACCAGACTGAAAGCAAAAAGAGTTCTTCTATTGAGATCTTGGATGACGATATGGAGGACGAATCCAATAGTACAGATACTAAAACCCAAACTTCTAGAACCAATCAGACTTCTTCTTATTTACCAGCAGAAAGAAAATCATCAGATTCGAAGATTATCGAGGTCAAACCACAAGAAGTGCAAGAAATCCCGTTGAACCCATCATTCAGGAATTCAGCTAGGAAAGAAGATAGGAGTGACGAAGACGATATCTCTCAAAACATCAAGAGAGACATACTACTTGGCAACTTGAATCCTTTCTTCTCCAACCCATCTACTAATAGTATCCGTAACACGAATAGCATCTTTTTCGATGACATGCTCAAAAAATCTGGAGGACTGATTGGTCCCATGAATCCCTTTGTGATAAATTCAATTTCCTTCGATGGTTCCAAGTCCAAGTCCAGTACGTCCAGTTCATTTGGTAGACTCAAGAATGCACCTAAGAAATCATCTGGATCTGTTAAAACCCTCAAGAGTATAGCTCTAAGTGAAGATAATTCCTCATCCTCATTTGGTTCAAAGTTGGGAGGGCATTCTGCTACTCTTGGTGGATTTTCTTCCAACTTAGGAAGCTCCCCCAGCTTTTCTAGTTTAGGCAGTCATTCTTCGAAGAAAGCAAATCAACCGGCTAGACTAGGAACTTCAACAGTGCGTGGCAGACGTCCTAACTTCTCAAGATTCCGTAATAAACCAGCGAAGGCATCTAAGGGTACTGTAGTAGAGACAGTTTCGAGTATTCCTCTGGGTGATGGAAAAGAAgatacatcatcatcattcaaTTTCGCATCAACTCCGTCTTTTAGCTCTCACAAATCTTCAGTGAAAACTGTACCGTCACTTCTTTTGAGACAGGAAGATGAAAGTCCAAAATTCAGCAGCACATATAGAAGTAACAAACCCACTGCTGTCTCATCAGCTTCGTTCTCCTTCACACCTAGTGGAACAAAAAGTCGATCTCATGGTAGATCTAAAAGTTTTCCAAGTTTCTCAAAACCAAGATCTCATTCCAAACCTGTAAATTCTTACAGCAAACCTCCACCTGCTTCTAAAAGCAGCGACTCAGCTGAAGAAGTTGAAATCTTGAAGTCAGTAGACTATTCTTTACCGGAAGAAGTTGGAAAGAGTCTTGCAAAAACTGGACCAGCTAAATTCAAGAGAACGGCAGGATTCGAACCCAGAAAAGTTCAGGATTACAGCATGCAAGCATCTGTTTCCGTTGATCCAATGTTATTAAATTTCGATATGTCTCATAAATCTCAAGATCATACCTTTAATCCGTACTTGGTTAATGCACACATGAAACCAGTGAAGAGAACTACTGAAAGATCTAGAAGTTTTGAATTCAGACCCAGCCAACCTGATAGCAAAACCAGGAAAGTTAAGGAGTTCAGTCTGGACCAGcagaaaaaaacatatttccaaCCTTCTCTACGATTTAAAACAATCACAGAAATACCGCTCATAGATACAGATATGTTCGATGGGTCTGATTACGGTTCAGAAGAAGACGGTGCTGAAAATCTACAGACCttggaaaatttcgaaaatgataTGATTTTCAAGCCATATTTTGCCACCAACTCCCCTAAGAGTTTCCATATGAGCCCAACAGAAAAGAGTGGAAGATCTCCTAGGAGTTTCAATATTCCAGAAGTCAACTTTTTCGTTACACAGTCACCCAGGAGTTTTCAGATGCCAGAACCATCTACCTACAAGTATTTCGGTAATGTCCATATGATAGATTTGTCGTAATTTCGGCTCAAATAGTTAGTTTTAATTGTATTCATACGTCGACGAAAGTGAACCGCAGATAAGTAACGATTATAAAACCAAAGAGTAAAATTGATGTGAGGTTTGTCGATAGGAATCATTTTTACTGTTGGTTTTTCAGGAGGAATGTGTTTCCTTGAACTTTCATAGCAGAGATGAAGTTTATGTTGGATGATATGTCGCTTAGGTTGCAAGAATTTTAAGATATTTGTGAGAATACCATGTATAGCTTCTGTACAAGAatgatattttaataaaatcatgaaaatattaatgttttttcattattcatctcACCACGAATTAAATGAATAACTGGACCAATAACTAATAGTGGATCCTCAGCTTTCAACAGAATTATTCTTGAATATGAAATTGATAATTCCATATTTTTCCTATATGACCACAAAGCATGATTCACTTACATAAAAGATTTAATGTCCGTTATTATATTCTCTTCTGTTCCATGAAGATTATTCGAACATTTGTGTTATGTGCAGAAAATTAATTGTTGTACGTCgaagtttttcaattattgttatATACTATTTCATTGTGTAACTTCCTATGCATACTTCTAGTAACCATGAAGCTGATCTTTTTAATAGTGGCTT is drawn from Harmonia axyridis chromosome 7, icHarAxyr1.1, whole genome shotgun sequence and contains these coding sequences:
- the LOC123684289 gene encoding uncharacterized protein LOC123684289, coding for MIFFHHFVGFLLRVNMLLKTILLLCLFGYYNCAPSKEQDMEPASTNVKEITVSIEHNSDDSNPKSTDDSKKNPLSKRTRANLLLNSKVVYPPGAKSASAFNQGILKFQQLLELPLNETNSDLMEITNNKFEEAFNKSSDMESEIKNSTITDEMETKKTSNCGNSTIHKEDGDSSLKILKNKFIEDFGTTGENILDIISKNGENQSDSKVNSTEKTSGKTSNKTADVEFIEPVTLKPSNVSVNQTESKKSSSIEILDDDMEDESNSTDTKTQTSRTNQTSSYLPAERKSSDSKIIEVKPQEVQEIPLNPSFRNSARKEDRSDEDDISQNIKRDILLGNLNPFFSNPSTNSIRNTNSIFFDDMLKKSGGLIGPMNPFVINSISFDGSKSKSSTSSSFGRLKNAPKKSSGSVKTLKSIALSEDNSSSSFGSKLGGHSATLGGFSSNLGSSPSFSSLGSHSSKKANQPARLGTSTVRGRRPNFSRFRNKPAKASKGTVVETVSSIPLGDGKEDTSSSFNFASTPSFSSHKSSVKTVPSLLLRQEDESPKFSSTYRSNKPTAVSSASFSFTPSGTKSRSHGRSKSFPSFSKPRSHSKPVNSYSKPPPASKSSDSAEEVEILKSVDYSLPEEVGKSLAKTGPAKFKRTAGFEPRKVQDYSMQASVSVDPMLLNFDMSHKSQDHTFNPYLVNAHMKPVKRTTERSRSFEFRPSQPDSKTRKVKEFSLDQQKKTYFQPSLRFKTITEIPLIDTDMFDGSDYGSEEDGAENLQTLENFENDMIFKPYFATNSPKSFHMSPTEKSGRSPRSFNIPEVNFFVTQSPRSFQMPEPSTYKYFGNVHMIDLS